Proteins encoded together in one Penaeus vannamei isolate JL-2024 chromosome 9, ASM4276789v1, whole genome shotgun sequence window:
- the LOC113823245 gene encoding UPAR/Ly6 domain-containing protein crok isoform X1 — protein MNKYIVGSAVLVTLLGLYVRQGEALMCWDCNSALDPRCGEFNFDKHTLDTVNCSHVYNEYLRKKEPLYCRKIVQTIQDTVRTVRGCGWLEETKADVGGCYVRTGTKDVMVKYCHCQGDECNGGASLVASLGLATGLLALTKLF, from the exons atgaataagtatatcgTCGGTTCTGCTGTCCTGGTGACCCTTTTGGGACTTTACGTCAGGCAAG GGGAGGCCCTGATGTGCTGGGACTGTAACAGCGCCCTGGACCCACGGTGCGGAGAGTTCAACTTCGACAAACACACGCTGGACACTGTCAACTGCTCTCACGTCTACAATGAGTATCTCAGGAAAAAGGAACCTCTCTACTGCAGGAAAATAGTCCAGACAA TTCAGGACACCGTGCGCACCGTGCGAGGCTGCGGCTGGCTCGAGGAGACGAAGGCCGACGTCGGGGGCTGCTACGTCAGGACCGGCACGAAGGACGTCATGGTGAAGTACTGCCACTGCCAGGGCGACGAGTGCAACGGCGGCGCCTCCCTCGTGGCCTCCTTGGGACTGGCCACAGGACTCCTGGCCTTAACCAAGCTCTTCTAG